The nucleotide window TAAGATACCTCAAGGGCTCCATTGGTCGTGGAATTATCATGAAAAACAATGGTCATACTCAAATCATGGCATACACCGATGCTGAATGGGCAGGGAATGCTATTGATAGAAAATCCACTACAGGCTACTGCACATTTGTTGGAGGAAACATCGTGACATGGAAGAGCAAAAAGCAAAATGTAATTGCTCGCTCAAGTGCCGAAGCTGAGTATAGAGCAATGGCTTCCACTGCATGTGAACTCGTTTGGCTCAAGAGCCTTATCTCAGACTTGGGTTTTTTGAGCAACAAACCTATGTCTCTTTTTTGTGACAATCAGGCAGCTATGCATATTGCCGCCAATCCCGTGTTCCATGAACGGACCAAATACATTGAAGTTGACTGTCACTATGTTCGTGAACAGGTTCAGTCCAAGGTAATTCAAACCACATTCACTCGGAGCCATGATCAACTTGCTGATGTTTTCACCAAGTCTCTTGCTTCCACTCAGTTTCAACGCTTGCTCTCCAAGCTTGGATCAATTAATCCCCTTGATCCAGCTTGAGGGGGAGTATTGGAAGTATAGCTTGGTGGCTGCTAGCTGTGATTGATTTAGGGGATTTCCTTGATTTAGGGGATTTCCTTAATTTAGGGGATTTGATCTTGTTGCTTGTAATTATAGTTTTTCTATAATTAGGGGTTAAAGTCAAGGTGGTGGTTGCTTGTAATTATAGTTTTCCTATAATTAGGGGTTAAAGTCAAGGTGGTGGTCCCTaacttatacatatatacgtgTGTAATCCTGTAAACTAAAACACAATGAGAAAACATATTCTCCCCATCATCATATTCTCTCCATCATTTTCCACAAGAGTCCGGTGGGTACTTCCTGAttctactctttttttttcctgggaAATGATATTGTGGGGCTAATTAGCTAACTGGAGTTATGATTTGGACTTAGGCCTCTGCTATTTTGAGGATCTCTTAGTTGGGTCAGGTCTCTAAAGCCTGTTTGATTTGTATTTCTAATTCTGTGTAGTTGCTTCTGGGGTGCATTGCCCTCCCCACCCCAgttcacaaagaaaaaaagacagtGTTGGTCTCTAGAATTCGATGATGAAAATTTTCCTCTTAGGCAGTCAATGTTAGCCTTGGAAGTTCGCGTAATTGCTTTTTGAATGCTGTGTTTGATAGTAATTGCCTTTTTAATACTGATATTATAGTAATCTTAAACTGCCATTCTGTTGTACATTGTCTAcctgtttatttgtttgttttcaattaGTTTTTCGGCAATCAAGTATTCATTTATACATGATTGTCTGctttcttgttattttttgttttgataggAGAACCTTTTTATTAATGGTGAAGCAGTACCATATGATCCCAAGTACTGTGACGAATGGATAAGAAACAATAGCCGAGCAAACGAGAGAAACAGACGCTAAATCATCTAGATGGGCAAATACAACCTCAGATTCTTTCATTGAAATACTTGTCATTCCTCTCAATTGGTTTGGTGGCCCTAGATTGACCAATATCACAGGAGCAATGAAAATACTTACGTGTTGCACAAGCCTTCGCGCATTCTTCCTTTCAGAATCCTTTATAGCTGCATCGCTTTCAAGCTAACTataagaaattcaaaaaattagatGCAAGTGGTTATTGATTACTGATTACTTACTTTCGATGGATATTGTATTCAAAcaatatttgtaattataaCGTAGTTtggaaacaaaaacattaGTTGGTTGCTAATCATGGAGGTAACAAAGTATTGATGTTCCTCATCACGTTTGATAACCAAAGATTACTGCCTTCTTAATGTCCGGGATTGACCAAGTGGTGAGCGAAGACGGAGAAAATTGTTTAGGATTGGAATAGGTCAAATTTTCGGTCCCTTGTAATATAGtcaaaaatataattcatgaagccAATAGAGTTTAGTCTAATGGAAAACGGCCTTGATTTGTAAATTAGTGGTCTTAATTTCGAAATTTCATGTCATCTTGACAGTATGTGTatgtaaaaaaacaaaaagaataaaaacaaaaaaacaaaaagtatgtGTATGTCATCTTGACAGTATTTATAAATCAGTGGtcttttgtatatataaaacaaaagaaaaaacaaaagaaaaagaaagatacaaTTCATGAATATATCAGCTCCCAATCcctataaaacaaaagaaagtgtTACAAActtacaaaaagaaatattttgttttatcattTAACGAAATATTAGCCCAcccttttgaaaaaatttagtTCCACTCTTACACGTACCATAGCTCATATAAGTGTTATAATATGGATGGAAAGTTGATATTTTCCCATTTTAAGTACTACACTATAAGATAGATAATTATCATTCTTGCaccaaaaagaataaaaataaggaTTTGTTATAACCCAAGGACTTAAAAGAATttcattttacttttactAAAATTCATGAGTTTATAATTGAAACAGACTATAAACTATAAGAAAGAGTTTGAGCAGTGGTGCAAGAACGCAGCCCAAGAGAGGGATAAACGCACGAGAAGATGGAACAGAGGGATCAAAAGTGAGCAGTgggcaacaaaagaaaaaacaaacaaaatagaaagtgggagaaattgacaaaataaacAGAACAAGGTGGTGGGGTCCACATCTTTGGTCATCAATATATTTAGCAAGTAGTTGTTAAGTTGTTAACATGGAGTTTGAGAAAATATTGCAGTAGTCGCCTTCTTGTAAAGAATGACTATCCTCCAATTTTGAATATTCTTAGAAGAATcatcaacaagaaaacaactcTGAACATGAATAGGACGTCAATGTATAATGTTGGATCAGGCTTGACTGGCACTGTCACTCTCAGGCCATATCAATCtggcaagaaaaataaacttatCATCATAATGAAAGAAAACACCAATGAGGGAAAGCACACGTCAAACGTGTGGAGATAAGATACTCAAAAGACAAAGATGAGTcatcaacaagaaaaacaacttTGAACTTGGACTTTGAGTCATCAACAAGAAGATGAGCTGGTATCAGTTATCAGCCGCCGACTTCTCAATTCCAGTTTGAATTGAACAAGGATTCTGTTTCTCActtttatcttctttcttttttctggggAAGACAACTTGGAAAGAAAGACTATCctccaattttgaattttcttagaaaaatcatcaacaagaaaacaactttGAATATCTCTTAAGACCCAATGAGGTCTTCTCTCTGGTTTCATTAGTGGGAATATCTATTCAAGCACACAATTTGCATTGTGGTTGTTGTTTGCCGACTTCTCAATTTGTACTGATGTTTGCAGCCCTTTCAGGCATCATTgctcttatatatatgtaaatacaTGTGAGCAACGGCACATACACAAAGCAACATGTTAGTGCAAGCTTATAACCTAATGGCTCAtggcttccttctcttcctcttattCTCTTGCATTATATCTACAAATATCCATGCCTGCAAACAAACTGAACGCAGCTCCCTCCTGTCCTTTGCCTCCACTCTATCTTCTCCTCCTTTAAATTGGACATCCCTTGATTGTTGTCGTTGGAAGGGCATCACTTGTGATCAAGATGGTTGGGTCACCCGTTTGCTCTTACCTTCCAAAGGGCTCAAAGGAGGTATCTCTCCCTTTTCACTTGCAAATCTCACCCATCTCACCCACTTGAACCTTTCGCACAATTCACTATATGGTTCACTTGAAACTCAGTTCTTCTTGTCTTTGAATCAACTTGAGATCCTTGATTTGAGCTATAACCGTCTTTTTGGAGAACTACCACTTTCTCTACCATCTATTAATATACGGAGAGTTGATTTGTCCAGCAATCACTTCTCTGGTGCAATTCCATCTTCATTCTTCCAACAAGCAAGCAACTTGACTAGTTTCAATGTCAGCAACAATACCTTCACAGGGTATGTCCCATCCTCTATTTGTCTTCATTCTTCTCCCTCCCTTAGgctattggatttttcttccaatgtATTCAGTGGCAACCTTGCTCCTGGGCTAGGAAAGTGTTCCAAACTGCAAGTTTTTCGTGCCGGTCACAATAACCTCTCGGGATTATTTCCAGAAGATATCTATAATGCTaccaaaattgaagaaattgcaTTACCTCTCAATTCACTACATGGAGCCATTAGTGATAGAATTGCCAACCTCACTAACCTTGCAATCCTTGACCTCTACTTTAATCAATTGAATGGCGAGCTTCCTCACAATTTGGGGAAGCTCTCcaagttgaaattgttgaccCTTGATTTCAACAATTTAGAAGGTTCTTTGCCCCAGTCTTTGATAAATTGCACAAACCTTGTAGAACTGCATTTGTTAAACAACAACTTGGAAGGAGATATCTCCATGCTTGATTTCTCCAGACTGAGTCAACTTACTAAACTTGACCTCAGGATGAATAACTTCTCTGGTACAGTTCCTGTAAGCCTTTACTCATGTTGGTCGTTAAAAGCCATTGGATTGAGTAGAAATCATCTAGAGGGACAAATACAAGCTGAAATTATTTCATTGAAATCCTTGTCCTTCCTCTGCTTTGGTCACAACCGATTCACCAACCTCACAGGGGCAATGAAGATATTAATGAGTTGCAAAAGTCTTCATGTACTCATGCTTGATGGTGCCTTTAAAGGTGAGGGAATGCCATCTGATGATGACATGGTTGATTTTGACGGATTCCAAAATCTTCGGTTCTTGAGTTTGTTTAATTCTGACCTCACTGGTCACATGCCTGTATGGTTATCAAAGCTCAAGAATCTAGAGATCTTGCGACTGGATTTTAATCAAATCACAGGGCCAATTCCAAGTTGGTTGGGGACTATGCCTAGACTGTTTCATATCTACTTGTCAGATAACCAATTTTCAGGTGAATTTCCAAAGCAACTTTGTAGGCTACCAAGGTTGGTATATGAACCTAATATTTCATCTCAATTAGACGACACtagttatgaatttgaattgccTATCTTCAGCAGCAGCAACTTCGGCATATTTGCAAAGCAAACTGTTCTACAACAAAAAATGTCTTCTATTCCAGCAATGATACGCTTATCTAACAATAACATTAGTGGTTATATACCTGCTGAGATCGGCCAATTACATCTTCTCCGCCTGCTTTTTCTTGACTCCAACAGCTTCTCTGGCGTCATTCCAGACCAAATATCTAACCTAAAAAATTTagagattttgaacctctccaTGAATCATTTGTCTGGAATAATCCCATCGTCATTGGCGAGccttaatttcttaaaagaatTTAATGTCTCATATAATAACCTCAAAGGATTGATACCAACAGGCACCCAGCTCCAAAGTTTCGAAGCTTCTGCGTTTGAGGGGAACCCAAAACTTTATGGTGCCCCACTTCCAAATAAGTGTGGACCAAATAAGGACATGGATGTAGATAACAAGAACAATAAAGACGTGGAAAATGTGATTCCATGGTTTTATATCTTTGCAGCGTCGGGATTCTTAGTAGGATTTTGGGGAGTTTGTGGTTCTTTAGTTATTAACAAGACATGGAGATGTGCGTATTTTCGATTCATAGACAATCTACAAGATATGCTCCTCTACGTGATGATAACATTCCCCCTCAACAGGATGAAAAGAATGCTTAGAGGCtagatatatattattaatattgtactttttattttgcattttcaatttgctttacccattttttttttcttcttcttcatttctaAGTAACTGGACTCAAATTTAAAGGATATATGTTCGGTTCATAAAGTTGTTGTGACACATCCTATACAGCTTATAACAACATGGATATTTCCTGTGCTTGAAAGCGGATGATATAATTTCTGGTCATGACAGATTCACCTGACAAATTTTTCACTGCATTGTCGCCGGATGGACCTCTTCCATGAAGccctaaaagaaaacaaa belongs to Prunus persica cultivar Lovell chromosome G4, Prunus_persica_NCBIv2, whole genome shotgun sequence and includes:
- the LOC18779360 gene encoding receptor-like protein 2 codes for the protein MLVQAYNLMAHGFLLFLLFSCIISTNIHACKQTERSSLLSFASTLSSPPLNWTSLDCCRWKGITCDQDGWVTRLLLPSKGLKGGISPFSLANLTHLTHLNLSHNSLYGSLETQFFLSLNQLEILDLSYNRLFGELPLSLPSINIRRVDLSSNHFSGAIPSSFFQQASNLTSFNVSNNTFTGYVPSSICLHSSPSLRLLDFSSNVFSGNLAPGLGKCSKLQVFRAGHNNLSGLFPEDIYNATKIEEIALPLNSLHGAISDRIANLTNLAILDLYFNQLNGELPHNLGKLSKLKLLTLDFNNLEGSLPQSLINCTNLVELHLLNNNLEGDISMLDFSRLSQLTKLDLRMNNFSGTVPVSLYSCWSLKAIGLSRNHLEGQIQAEIISLKSLSFLCFGHNRFTNLTGAMKILMSCKSLHVLMLDGAFKGEGMPSDDDMVDFDGFQNLRFLSLFNSDLTGHMPVWLSKLKNLEILRLDFNQITGPIPSWLGTMPRLFHIYLSDNQFSGEFPKQLCRLPRLVYEPNISSQLDDTSYEFELPIFSSSNFGIFAKQTVLQQKMSSIPAMIRLSNNNISGYIPAEIGQLHLLRLLFLDSNSFSGVIPDQISNLKNLEILNLSMNHLSGIIPSSLASLNFLKEFNVSYNNLKGLIPTGTQLQSFEASAFEGNPKLYGAPLPNKCGPNKDMDVDNKNNKDVENVIPWFYIFAASGFLVGFWGVCGSLVINKTWRCAYFRFIDNLQDMLLYVMITFPLNRMKRMLRG